From the Odocoileus virginianus isolate 20LAN1187 ecotype Illinois chromosome 21, Ovbor_1.2, whole genome shotgun sequence genome, one window contains:
- the CISD2 gene encoding CDGSH iron-sulfur domain-containing protein 2: MVLESVARIVKVQLPAYLKRLPVPESITGFARLTVSEWLRLLPFLGVLALLGYLALRPFLPKKKQQKDSLINLKIQKENPKVVNEINIEDLCLTKAAYCRCWRSKTFPACDGSHNKHNELTGDNVGPLILKKKEV; this comes from the exons ATGGTGCTGGAGAGCGTGGCCCGCATCGTAAAGGTGCAGCTCCCCGCGTATCTGAAGCGGCTTCCAGTGCCCGAGAGTATTACCGGGTTCGCCCGACTCACAG tttcagaATGGCTTCGGTTATTGCCTTTCCTTGGTGTACTTGCACTACTTGGCTACCTTGCGCTTCGTCCATTCCTCCcgaagaaaaagcaacagaaggaTAGCTTGATTAATcttaaaatacaaaaggaaaatccCAAAGTGGTGAATGAAATAAACATCGAAGATCTGTGCCTTACTAAAGCAGCTTATTGTAGGTGTTGGCGTTCTAAGACG tttcctGCCTGTGATGGTTCACATAATAAACACAATGAATTGACAGGAGATAATGTGGGTCCACTAATactgaagaagaaagaagtatAA